The window TCAGAGCCAACCGATAATAGGATACTGTATTTTATCGAAGATTTTACATAATCTTTATTGATTTTGTTTATCTTTTCAGTTTCTTTATCTTCTAAATTCATTCTCTTGATTTCTTCAACTCCACTTACTGACTGCTGAAATTTACCATGAAATGTAGCTGCTTTTTCCATTGTTTGACTTGTGAGTTTACCAAAAGCATTTTCAAAGGTTTTTGTGATTAAATAGAATACAGGTATTATTAAGACTAAAATTAGAGTTAACTTAACGTTCATTAAAAACATGATTACCATTGCTCCTATGAATTCAAAAATGCTCAGAATCAACTTGAAACTTTGCATAGAAAATAATGGACTTAAAGAATCAACTTCTCCAAATCTTGAAACAATGTAACCACTTTCACTGTTCGAAAAAAATTCTAATGGTAATTTTATAATGTGATTTGTCAAATCTTTTTTTATTTCTAATAAAGTGTTCTGACTAACTATGGTGAAAAGTGCCGAACTTAAATAATTAAATGTGCTTTTTAAAATATAAATTACAACAAGTATTAAAACGTATTTTGTCAGAATACTCAAGTTTTTCATCATTATTCCTTCATCAAAAGCTAACTTGGTAACATAGGGAGGCAAAAGAGAAATTAACGATAAGCCAATTAAAAAAAGAAATGATATAATAAATAATTTTATTTTTGGTTTTATGTAATTAAAAACAAATTTCACAAATTGAGTATTTTTCACATTCATGTTTCTTGGGCCTCCTTTTAGATAAACT of the Petrotoga sp. 9PW.55.5.1 genome contains:
- a CDS encoding ABC transporter ATP-binding protein, whose product is VYLKGGPRNMNVKNTQFVKFVFNYIKPKIKLFIISFLFLIGLSLISLLPPYVTKLAFDEGIMMKNLSILTKYVLILVVIYILKSTFNYLSSALFTIVSQNTLLEIKKDLTNHIIKLPLEFFSNSESGYIVSRFGEVDSLSPLFSMQSFKLILSIFEFIGAMVIMFLMNVKLTLILVLIIPVFYLITKTFENAFGKLTSQTMEKAATFHGKFQQSVSGVEEIKRMNLEDKETEKINKINKDYVKSSIKYSILLSVGSEAIILLSSIVSVLLLYIGGKGVLQESLSIGTYMAFAGYFGKLYAPVINWNLSMFTFKPAFVALDRIKDFFLKYPQESETSDKIKINEINMIEMKNVIFSYPYGKETVLNNFNLEAKRRR